The proteins below are encoded in one region of Nakamurella flava:
- a CDS encoding phage portal protein family protein yields MTIPPEGEAGYTNDRSGWWGQLDDEQTPELVWPRSRDVYDRMRRQDAQVMSVLRAVTLPIRRTPWRIDPAGARPEVVQLVAEDLGLPIVGQDPAPLPRTKDRFSWAEHLRLALLMLVFGHSPFEQVARFDEQGRARLRKLAWRPPKTISEFEVAADGGLVAIKQHGIAGKSTARIPVDRLAVYVNDREGANWAGQSLLRPAYKFWLLKDRALRTQAQTIERNGLGVPVIVAGDYSDDLDGNERYQREQAEVAANAKLAAGVRAGDNSGISMRQGGAFDMKGVSGTLPDAEKVIRYYDEQIARAVLAHFLNLGTQTGSWALGSTFADFFTLSLQTVAQDIAAVTNHHVIEDIVDWNWPAGEPAPRLVFDEIGSGITAEGIKALMDCGALTPDDRLEQYLRQQFSLPAFDPSTAREAKQPAASPPPASPAPPGEAPPEQQRRFT; encoded by the coding sequence GTGACGATTCCCCCCGAGGGCGAGGCCGGATACACGAACGACCGCAGCGGTTGGTGGGGTCAGCTCGACGATGAGCAGACACCCGAGCTGGTGTGGCCGCGGTCGCGGGACGTGTACGACCGGATGCGGCGGCAGGACGCGCAGGTGATGTCGGTCCTGCGGGCGGTGACGCTGCCGATTCGGCGGACGCCGTGGCGGATCGACCCGGCGGGGGCGCGGCCGGAGGTCGTCCAGCTGGTCGCCGAGGATCTGGGTCTGCCGATCGTCGGGCAGGACCCGGCGCCGCTTCCTCGGACGAAGGACCGGTTCTCGTGGGCGGAGCATCTGCGGTTGGCGCTGCTGATGCTGGTTTTCGGGCACTCCCCGTTCGAGCAGGTCGCCCGGTTCGACGAGCAGGGCCGGGCCAGGTTGCGCAAGCTCGCGTGGCGGCCACCGAAGACGATCTCCGAGTTCGAGGTCGCGGCCGACGGCGGCCTGGTCGCCATCAAGCAGCACGGCATCGCCGGGAAGTCGACCGCGCGGATCCCGGTGGATCGTCTGGCGGTGTACGTCAACGACCGTGAGGGCGCGAACTGGGCCGGCCAGAGCTTGCTGCGGCCGGCCTACAAGTTCTGGCTGCTGAAGGACCGTGCGCTGCGGACGCAGGCGCAGACGATCGAGCGGAACGGTCTCGGTGTGCCGGTCATCGTGGCCGGTGACTACTCGGACGATCTGGACGGGAACGAGCGGTATCAGCGGGAGCAGGCCGAGGTCGCGGCCAACGCGAAGCTGGCCGCCGGGGTCCGGGCTGGGGATAACTCCGGGATCTCGATGCGTCAGGGCGGCGCGTTCGACATGAAGGGTGTCAGTGGGACTCTCCCGGACGCAGAGAAGGTGATCCGCTACTACGACGAGCAGATCGCCCGCGCGGTGCTCGCGCACTTCCTGAACCTGGGCACGCAGACCGGTTCGTGGGCGCTGGGGTCGACGTTCGCGGACTTCTTCACCCTGTCGCTGCAGACCGTCGCGCAGGACATTGCGGCGGTCACGAACCATCACGTGATCGAGGACATCGTCGACTGGAATTGGCCCGCGGGTGAGCCGGCCCCTCGGCTGGTGTTCGACGAGATCGGTAGCGGCATCACCGCCGAGGGGATCAAGGCGCTGATGGACTGCGGCGCGCTCACGCCGGACGACCGGCTGGAGCAGTACCTACGGCAGCAGTTCAGCCTGCCCGCTTTCGACCCGAGCACAGCCCGCGAGGCCAAGCAGCCAGCGGCGTCGCCCCCGCCGGCCTCCCCCGCACCGCCGGGCGAAGCGCCACCCGAGCAGCAGAGGAGATTCACGTGA
- a CDS encoding head maturation protease, ClpP-related, with product MSRRRAIRANARQRWYEIRNEASGSEPAQVLIYGDIGDSWWGESVSASQFVRDLTEVDADAIDFHIHSPGGDAFDGLAIANAIRTHKARTTAYVDGLAASAASYIATAADEVVMGVGAELMIHDAWGMAIGNVEDMTAMADLLGHLSDNIASLYAIKAGGKPEDWRAAMRAETWYSADEAVEAGLADRVASLPAEPAKAAAKDDFDLAVFAHAGRRDAPTPWLPAKAAATYRPPAEPADTTTPTEGADPMSDKLIQGLRARLGVTADAVLDDDGLLAAVDEALNERAQTSTQAPRAALPEGAVLVDSEVLDSLKASAARFNAYEAQRLQDEQTRVVDEAIAVGRIGGGRRDHWLNKFRVDPEGAAADLALFDPGSAVPVDGPRGHAGSAQALIANTADDQAMAAVGWDIKE from the coding sequence GTGAGCCGACGTCGCGCGATCCGGGCGAACGCCCGTCAGCGGTGGTACGAGATCCGCAACGAGGCCAGCGGTTCCGAGCCGGCGCAGGTCCTGATCTACGGCGACATCGGCGATTCCTGGTGGGGCGAAAGCGTTTCCGCCTCGCAATTCGTCCGGGACCTGACCGAGGTCGACGCCGACGCGATCGACTTCCACATCCACTCCCCCGGCGGGGACGCGTTCGACGGGCTGGCCATCGCCAACGCCATCCGCACCCACAAGGCCCGCACCACCGCCTACGTGGACGGTCTCGCGGCGTCGGCCGCCAGCTACATCGCGACCGCCGCCGACGAGGTCGTGATGGGCGTCGGCGCCGAGCTGATGATCCACGACGCGTGGGGCATGGCCATCGGCAACGTCGAGGACATGACCGCGATGGCTGACCTGCTCGGCCACCTGAGCGACAACATCGCGTCGCTGTACGCCATCAAGGCCGGCGGGAAGCCGGAGGACTGGCGGGCCGCGATGCGGGCCGAGACCTGGTACTCGGCCGACGAAGCCGTCGAGGCCGGCCTGGCCGATCGTGTCGCGTCGCTCCCGGCGGAACCGGCCAAGGCCGCCGCGAAGGACGACTTCGACCTGGCCGTCTTCGCACACGCCGGACGGCGTGACGCCCCCACACCGTGGCTGCCGGCCAAGGCCGCCGCCACCTACAGACCTCCGGCCGAGCCGGCGGACACCACCACCCCCACGGAAGGAGCCGACCCCATGTCGGACAAGCTCATCCAGGGTCTGCGTGCGCGGCTCGGCGTCACCGCCGACGCCGTCCTCGACGACGACGGCCTGCTGGCCGCCGTCGACGAGGCGCTCAACGAGCGCGCGCAGACCTCCACCCAGGCCCCTCGGGCCGCGCTGCCCGAGGGCGCCGTGCTGGTCGACAGCGAGGTGCTCGACAGCCTGAAGGCGTCGGCCGCCCGCTTCAACGCCTACGAGGCGCAGCGCCTCCAGGACGAGCAGACCCGCGTCGTCGACGAGGCCATCGCCGTCGGTCGGATCGGCGGTGGCCGGCGGGACCACTGGCTGAACAAGTTCCGCGTCGACCCCGAGGGCGCCGCCGCGGATTTGGCTCTGTTCGACCCGGGATCCGCGGTCCCGGTGGACGGTCCCCGCGGCCACGCCGGAAGCGCGCAGGCCCTCATCGCCAACACCGCAGACGACCAGGCCATGGCCGCGGTCGGCTGGGACATCAAGGAGTAG
- a CDS encoding capsid cement protein: protein MVDHLPKFKPGQDVTLTAGAAITGKQLLYVSGAGAVSPTTASTANWLGVARQDTAAGDKVVVTKGGFQKLLASGSIAAGDLVVPAAGGAVATLGGGNAAHRVGVAVEAAASGQVLVAMDR, encoded by the coding sequence ATGGTCGACCATCTTCCGAAGTTCAAGCCCGGTCAGGACGTCACCCTCACCGCGGGCGCCGCGATCACCGGCAAGCAGCTGCTGTACGTGTCCGGTGCCGGCGCGGTCAGCCCGACCACGGCCTCGACCGCCAACTGGCTGGGCGTCGCCCGCCAGGACACGGCCGCCGGGGACAAGGTCGTCGTCACCAAGGGCGGCTTCCAGAAGCTGCTGGCCAGCGGCTCGATCGCCGCCGGCGACCTCGTCGTCCCCGCCGCCGGCGGGGCAGTCGCCACCCTCGGCGGCGGTAACGCCGCGCACCGGGTCGGCGTGGCGGTCGAGGCCGCCGCAAGCGGCCAGGTTCTCGTCGCGATGGATCGGTAA
- a CDS encoding HK97 gp10 family phage protein: MTTPGGWDPSQLINGIKEWAGQVREAIPDAVREQAEQWLDEGNALAPKDTGALRRSGQVRVENTTAAVGWGDGLPRDYAVIQHESTGYRHPGGGGPKFAEVAGRRRAQVAGQQIADDIKSRTGG; encoded by the coding sequence GTGACCACGCCGGGTGGGTGGGACCCGTCGCAGCTGATCAACGGGATCAAGGAGTGGGCCGGGCAGGTGCGCGAGGCCATCCCGGACGCCGTGCGGGAGCAGGCCGAGCAGTGGCTGGACGAGGGCAACGCGCTGGCCCCGAAAGACACTGGGGCGCTGCGCCGCTCGGGCCAGGTCAGGGTGGAGAACACCACGGCCGCGGTCGGGTGGGGCGACGGTCTGCCCCGGGACTACGCCGTCATCCAGCACGAGAGCACCGGCTACCGGCACCCCGGAGGGGGTGGCCCGAAGTTCGCGGAGGTCGCCGGCCGTCGCCGCGCCCAGGTCGCCGGTCAGCAGATCGCTGACGACATCAAGTCCCGGACCGGCGGATGA
- a CDS encoding IPT/TIG domain-containing protein: MTAPVLAPTSAGVLQLASAKRLRVNLAYDPSLASQVTPVWADAFGITNLTPGAPSWDKIDATAYHNADVNTGLVNKRDKKVASSREISGVWQREIFADPADNAATKRLKDSAEQNKLAQVMIFNAVDRTEQATVYIVDVTWDEQGGAAADKGVDNFTLSVQGAGVKVANPMGAAIVPDATSVNVASAAAGVRVIITGTGFAGATSVKFGSTESELFKVIGDTEIRAVVTGSTGSKPITVATPQGPDTTPLAFTIV; the protein is encoded by the coding sequence ATGACCGCACCTGTTCTCGCACCGACGTCGGCCGGCGTGCTGCAGCTGGCGTCCGCGAAGCGCCTGCGCGTGAACCTGGCCTACGACCCGTCCCTGGCGAGCCAGGTCACGCCTGTCTGGGCTGACGCGTTCGGCATTACCAACCTGACCCCGGGCGCCCCGTCGTGGGACAAGATCGACGCCACCGCGTACCACAACGCCGACGTGAACACGGGTCTCGTGAACAAGCGGGACAAGAAGGTCGCGTCCAGCCGAGAGATCTCCGGGGTGTGGCAGCGGGAGATCTTCGCCGACCCGGCGGACAACGCGGCCACGAAACGGCTGAAGGACTCGGCCGAGCAGAACAAGCTCGCGCAGGTCATGATCTTCAACGCGGTCGACCGGACCGAGCAGGCCACGGTGTACATCGTGGACGTCACCTGGGACGAGCAGGGCGGCGCGGCGGCCGACAAGGGCGTGGACAACTTCACTCTGTCCGTGCAGGGCGCGGGGGTGAAGGTGGCCAACCCGATGGGCGCCGCGATCGTTCCGGACGCCACCTCGGTGAACGTGGCGTCGGCCGCGGCTGGTGTCCGGGTCATCATCACCGGCACTGGGTTCGCTGGGGCCACCAGCGTGAAGTTCGGGTCGACCGAGTCCGAGCTGTTCAAGGTCATCGGGGACACCGAGATCCGCGCCGTCGTCACGGGCAGCACCGGGTCGAAGCCGATCACCGTCGCCACCCCGCAGGGTCCCGACACCACGCCGCTGGCGTTCACGATCGTCTGA
- a CDS encoding DUF7426 family protein gives MPDFGAPVAAAADDLVLHFPGRDGQVREYRIPPCTAGELFDLLALDRVWTAIGKQRLLRLAKAPASEVAATVTEDVGLRQRIERLMNGPLSAEDMLALPLGPVAEQMLADGVSKPHYLLASATAQHWHISGEEVALEIYKTGVVPVGKPGARPAKNSRRTGSGPAPRKASSRRTSSPRKSSSG, from the coding sequence ATGCCCGACTTCGGGGCGCCGGTCGCGGCCGCCGCGGACGACCTGGTCCTGCACTTCCCCGGCCGGGATGGGCAAGTCCGGGAGTACCGCATCCCGCCGTGCACTGCGGGTGAGCTGTTCGATCTGCTCGCGCTGGACCGGGTGTGGACGGCGATCGGGAAGCAGCGGCTGCTGCGGCTGGCCAAGGCTCCGGCGTCCGAGGTGGCCGCGACGGTCACTGAGGACGTCGGGCTGCGGCAGCGGATCGAGCGGCTGATGAACGGTCCGCTGTCGGCCGAGGACATGCTGGCGTTGCCGCTGGGTCCGGTGGCCGAGCAGATGCTGGCCGACGGGGTTAGTAAGCCGCACTACCTGCTCGCATCGGCCACCGCGCAGCACTGGCACATCTCCGGCGAGGAGGTGGCCCTGGAGATCTACAAGACGGGCGTCGTACCGGTGGGAAAACCGGGCGCCCGACCCGCGAAGAACTCGCGCCGTACGGGGTCGGGCCCTGCACCTCGGAAGGCGTCTTCGCGTCGTACCAGCTCCCCCCGGAAATCCTCGAGCGGCTGA
- a CDS encoding phage tail tape measure protein, translated as MPFNIGELQGTIGIDDSGVDGGLSSVLDKITGFAGRGGAAAAAAGAAIGAGLAIAIAAAFESDTVTRKIQATLGATEKDAARYGKAAGSLFSKNYGESLDEVGSAISSVVKNIGGMGDVSNDVLESITGQVLSLSKVFDEDLGAVTRSVGQLMKTGLAANAQEALDIVTKGLQSPVNAADDLLDTFDEYSTIFRSIGLDGKDALGVLSQGLQAGARDADVVADSLKEMLLRLQAGDSRKAITDLGLNFEQALGQVSKGGDAAKATFDVIIDRLNAVEDPATRSSIAVGIFGTKAEDMQKAIAGIDIDSAATEFESAYGKINGAAQELDATVGGSLQGSFETLWRSLQGTASAAGEGVAPFIRIAADALSFLFGILQGGIQFVMDLPGPLFAIGAAVAVWASWSTIAAGAVALQAAIVGIGVAARGMLVSLGPIGLLLIGITTAMAFLTDESDRAESALADQKTRFDDLKASLDSATGAITENTRATVLQQAQATGVADTLRNAGISLDLYADAATGNAQAQEELARQITAAQTAALGSDGAFKSLAGVLDGAKVSQEDLATAIRSGDWSTVTSQVSAYADSVARQSGNTGDATSIMDQFTAAMQQAQGPVNQLDGVLLQAGEATDQLKTAQADAATTAGDFGNSAEAAFDRIMALATVSGLSADEIQRMGTEAGLSAPQIDAIKAAADGATAGASPLAQALQDGASASSEFDAALQLLQIGLDTLAGNTISAEQASRAHEATIRAVAAAARDRYDADVAQAEAQAKVNELTAAGTSSGSEYDAATRALTEAQAAAADASDKQADSLDQLADSAQGMTQRAFDGAGGMSNYEAAVVAATGKMTEQRAQFIESAKAAGVGEVAAEQLADAQGLIPGNVRTAYDAIRAKEAADAAGGVAGAVNSIPSSKTSTLNANDLVSGIVRDVTLGIANIPSQKTVTIQVVQQGIAQVQQAINNINPFRENGGVVHAADGRLIGGRGTSTVMDGRGAGLTWAEQATGKEYYISMKSGQETRNRGFASQAVDELGGMAIWPSRGGGGGGGGTQVFDIRLQLDGDVLDRRTFQVVDGRLTEVAREYRREKARTL; from the coding sequence GTGCCCTTCAACATCGGCGAGCTGCAGGGCACGATCGGCATCGACGACTCCGGCGTCGACGGCGGGCTCTCGTCGGTACTGGACAAGATCACCGGGTTCGCCGGCCGTGGTGGCGCGGCAGCCGCCGCGGCCGGCGCGGCGATCGGCGCGGGCCTGGCGATCGCCATCGCCGCGGCGTTCGAGTCCGACACCGTGACCCGCAAGATCCAGGCCACCCTCGGCGCCACGGAGAAGGACGCCGCCCGCTACGGCAAGGCCGCCGGCAGCCTGTTCTCGAAGAACTACGGGGAGTCGCTGGACGAGGTCGGGTCGGCCATCTCGTCGGTGGTCAAGAACATCGGCGGCATGGGCGACGTGTCGAACGATGTCCTGGAATCCATTACAGGACAGGTACTTTCGCTGTCCAAGGTGTTCGATGAGGACCTGGGCGCGGTGACCCGCTCGGTCGGTCAGCTGATGAAGACCGGCCTGGCGGCGAACGCCCAGGAGGCCCTCGACATCGTGACGAAGGGCCTGCAGTCCCCGGTGAACGCCGCCGACGATCTGCTCGACACCTTCGACGAGTACAGCACGATCTTCCGGTCCATCGGCCTGGACGGGAAGGACGCCCTCGGCGTCCTGTCGCAGGGCCTGCAGGCCGGCGCCCGGGACGCCGACGTCGTCGCCGACTCGCTGAAGGAGATGCTGCTGCGCCTGCAGGCCGGCGACTCCCGCAAGGCGATCACCGACCTGGGGTTGAATTTCGAGCAGGCCCTGGGCCAGGTGTCCAAGGGGGGCGACGCGGCGAAGGCCACCTTCGACGTCATCATCGACCGGCTCAACGCGGTCGAGGACCCGGCCACCCGGAGCAGCATCGCGGTCGGGATCTTCGGTACCAAGGCCGAGGACATGCAGAAGGCCATCGCCGGAATCGACATCGATTCTGCCGCAACCGAATTCGAATCCGCCTACGGCAAGATCAACGGCGCCGCGCAGGAGCTGGACGCCACCGTAGGCGGGTCGCTGCAAGGGTCGTTCGAGACGTTGTGGCGGTCCCTGCAGGGCACCGCGTCGGCAGCTGGCGAGGGGGTCGCGCCGTTCATCCGGATCGCCGCTGACGCACTGTCCTTCCTGTTCGGCATCCTGCAGGGCGGCATCCAGTTCGTGATGGACCTGCCCGGCCCACTGTTCGCCATCGGCGCCGCGGTGGCCGTCTGGGCCAGCTGGTCGACCATCGCCGCCGGCGCGGTAGCGCTCCAGGCCGCCATCGTCGGCATCGGGGTCGCAGCCCGCGGAATGCTGGTCAGCCTCGGCCCCATCGGGCTGTTGCTCATCGGGATCACCACGGCGATGGCGTTCCTGACCGACGAGTCCGACCGGGCGGAGAGCGCCCTGGCCGACCAGAAGACCCGGTTCGACGACCTGAAGGCCAGCCTCGACTCGGCGACCGGGGCGATCACGGAAAACACCCGGGCGACCGTGCTGCAGCAGGCGCAGGCGACCGGGGTCGCGGACACCCTGCGGAACGCCGGGATCTCCCTCGATCTCTACGCGGACGCGGCCACCGGGAACGCGCAGGCGCAGGAGGAGCTGGCTCGGCAGATCACCGCCGCCCAGACCGCCGCGCTCGGCAGCGACGGGGCGTTCAAGTCGCTGGCCGGGGTGCTCGACGGGGCGAAGGTGTCCCAGGAAGACCTGGCCACCGCCATCCGGTCCGGGGACTGGTCGACCGTCACATCGCAGGTGTCGGCGTACGCGGATTCGGTGGCGCGCCAGTCCGGGAACACGGGCGACGCGACGTCGATCATGGACCAGTTCACGGCGGCCATGCAGCAGGCGCAGGGCCCGGTGAATCAGCTCGACGGGGTCCTCTTGCAGGCCGGTGAGGCGACCGACCAGCTGAAGACCGCTCAGGCCGACGCCGCCACCACTGCCGGCGACTTCGGCAACTCGGCTGAGGCCGCATTCGACCGGATCATGGCGCTGGCCACCGTGTCCGGGCTGTCCGCTGACGAGATTCAGCGCATGGGCACCGAGGCCGGCCTGTCCGCGCCCCAGATCGACGCGATCAAGGCGGCGGCCGACGGCGCTACGGCCGGGGCGTCACCGCTGGCTCAGGCGCTCCAGGACGGCGCGTCGGCCAGCTCCGAGTTCGACGCGGCTCTGCAACTGCTGCAGATCGGCCTGGACACCCTGGCCGGGAACACGATCTCGGCTGAGCAGGCGTCCCGAGCGCACGAGGCAACCATCCGGGCGGTCGCCGCGGCGGCCCGGGATCGGTACGACGCCGACGTCGCCCAGGCCGAAGCCCAGGCCAAGGTCAACGAGTTGACCGCCGCGGGGACCAGCTCGGGCTCGGAGTACGACGCCGCGACCCGGGCGCTGACCGAGGCGCAGGCGGCGGCCGCGGATGCCAGCGACAAGCAGGCCGACTCCCTGGACCAGCTGGCCGACTCCGCGCAGGGCATGACCCAACGGGCGTTCGACGGCGCCGGCGGGATGTCGAACTACGAGGCCGCGGTCGTCGCGGCCACGGGCAAGATGACCGAGCAGCGAGCCCAGTTCATCGAGTCGGCGAAGGCGGCCGGTGTCGGCGAGGTCGCGGCCGAGCAGCTCGCCGACGCGCAGGGCCTGATCCCCGGGAACGTCCGGACGGCGTACGACGCGATCCGGGCGAAGGAGGCGGCGGACGCGGCGGGCGGGGTCGCCGGGGCGGTCAACTCGATCCCGTCGTCCAAGACGAGCACGCTGAACGCCAACGACTTGGTCTCCGGCATCGTGCGGGACGTGACGCTCGGCATCGCGAACATCCCGAGCCAGAAGACGGTCACCATCCAGGTGGTTCAGCAGGGCATCGCGCAGGTCCAGCAGGCCATCAACAACATCAACCCGTTCCGGGAGAACGGCGGCGTCGTGCATGCCGCGGACGGCCGGCTGATTGGTGGGCGCGGGACGTCCACGGTCATGGACGGCCGCGGCGCTGGTCTGACGTGGGCCGAGCAGGCGACCGGCAAGGAGTACTACATCTCGATGAAGTCGGGGCAGGAGACCCGTAACCGGGGCTTCGCGAGCCAGGCCGTCGACGAGCTGGGCGGCATGGCCATCTGGCCGTCCCGCGGCGGCGGGGGCGGGGGCGGCGGCACCCAGGTGTTCGACATCCGTCTGCAGCTCGACGGGGACGTGCTGGACCGCCGCACGTTCCAGGTGGTCGACGGCCGGCTGACAGAGGTGGCCCGGGAGTACCGGCGCGAGAAGGCGCGAACGCTGTGA